A segment of the Lycium ferocissimum isolate CSIRO_LF1 chromosome 5, AGI_CSIRO_Lferr_CH_V1, whole genome shotgun sequence genome:
CGAGCTCTGCAAATGATCGATGTGGTGTGCTGCTTCTTAGTCTTCCAAGATATGGGTGAGTCACCTAAAGAGATAAACCAACCTATGAGTGAGTTTCGAGTCAAGGAACAACCGGACCAATTAGAGTCACACCATCCATAGACACGTAGATCACATTTGCTTCTCAATAAAATGACTTGTCTCGGATTTTTTTTCAAGTAGCGAACAACCCATAAAGCTACATCtcaatgcttttttttttcggttgcTGAACGAACTGAGGTAGAATATGAATACAGCAGGAAAATTTTGATCGAGTGAAGCACAGATAAATAAGTCGACCTATAAATTTATGGTAGCACTCAAGGTCAGCAAGCGCCCATTCACTAGCCAATGCCAGCCGATGACTCTGTTCAAAGGTGTTCCCATAGGCTTAGCACCTAACAACCAAACCTTCGAGATAATATTTAAGGTATATTTCCGTTGGCCAAAAAAGATGTCATCCGAATTTCTGGAGACTTCCACTGCCAAAAAATAtctcaatatatccaaatcCTTCATGTGAAAGCATTTGCCAAGATATTTTTTGAATTCGCGGATAGCCTCGGGCTCATTTTAAAAGATAAGcacatcatcaacatatacaagTACATTAGCTCGAACATCACCTTTTTGTTGATTAAAGAGAAAGTTCAAAGTATGAATGTTTGAAGCTTGCACACTTTTTCATCTCATAAAGGGATTTCCAAAGCCTGTACACTTTTTCATGTAATTGCACTTTAAACCCAGGAGGCAATTTCATAAACACCTCCTCTAGAAGATCCCCGTGCAGGAAGGTACTATGTATCTCCATCTGATGAAACTCCCAACTCTTTTCCATTTCTATCGCAAAAGATGTGTGGACAGTCACCATCTTTGCCACTGGGGAAAATGTTTCATTGTAGTTGATCTCCTCTACTTGATGATTTACAGGAATAATTAGCCATACCTTGTGTCGCTTGATTTTTCCATCCAAATTGTACTTTATCTTGTAAACCTACCTCCAACTGAGAGCTTTCTTGTTAGGAGGAAGATTTTCTTTTACCcatgttttgttgttttttagCGCATGTATATTTCAAGTCTCAAGGCTTCTCTCTACTTTCCGTCTTTCACAGCCTCGAAGAAATGAGTCGGTTCATATATTGCACTGATGTCTACAAGGAAAGCCCTTTGTTGTACATAAAATTTATCGCTATTCATGTAAACACCTAATTTTAACCTCAGAAGacatgtattttaattttcaaaattcctaAATCCAAAACGGAGTAAGGATACacccttaaaaaattaaaatttcaaaaatcccgagaaaattgtaaaaattgacatttaattattatttcataaaatttaacaattacaagaaaattacgagttatttactttcacaaatatgatttgaaaagaagatatgtATCCCGCTCCGTCCAAAttggaaaaattgttaattaagacgacgtatgaattacggctcattttgaccgcattttcacatttttaaatattctccggagctatatcaatattaggcttgttttaaagctaatattttaaatttatgagttttaaattttaattagtctaaataattattttatttagttatatgtgtatttataatacttagtctttttttttatttaaattggcgtgggggtggggggggggggaggggggaggttaaattaagcttttaaaaaaaacttaaaggtgaaaagtttttttttttttaagggggaATGAAATTTTGTAAAACAAACtttcacccccccccctcccccacacacttcattttcatttttcacccgCACCCTTTCTCGTTTTTTAAGGTGATTTGGGGGGCGATTCTAGGGTTCCACCTCCATGGCTATCCACAGCCATTTTTGGCCAGATTTTTTAAGGGGTTTGTCCCTTATCACGAGTTCTCGTGATTCCGCAGTTTAATttattgatttgtttttttttctataccTAATTGAATCTATTAAGATGTTACTCCTAGCTCTTTTGTGTTGTAGTTATGCCATGTGTGAGCTACAAGCTCTTCGCCATCTTGTGCCCTATAACACCCAATAAAAGAATCTACGTGGGAATTTCCTAAAGAGATTCACGGTTGGGTACGATTCTGGGGATTTTATCCTATTTGGTACGATTTTAGTACTATTCGAACGGTTGGAATGTAGCAATTTTTTTCTATTAGTGACAAGGCATATTATCCAagtattttctatttttattggattttatttgaatttttaggGTACGATCTGTTAGATTTTTGTTGTATTATGTGACTTATGTGAATTTCTTATTGAATGAGGTACGAATTTTGTTgtattggggggggggggggatctgatttcatttttgggtcatttttgtCCCTGGAGTTGACATTATCATGCTATAAATAGAATAGGTTGGGACATTTTAAGGGGTCtgatttttttatgaaaaaattctCTCTTAAAATAACTACGGTTCGATTGTCACATTGATCTTCCTATCCTACTGTtaaattactactatatagcCTAAAATGTACTATTATTACAATTaaatgaaatttcaaaaaaaactATTACTTTGAAAAAAACNNNNNNNNNNNNNNNNNNNNNNNNNNNNNNNNNNNNNNNNNNNNNNNNNNNNNNNNNNNNNNNNNNNNNNNNNNNNNNNNNNNNNNNNNNNNNNNNNNNNTTATAGTATTTCTAAAactcaatactaaaatgtagattttatttctctagatttacttttcaatttttagaattggttggaattgtgcttttaaagttagaattattaagttatgttagaattattaagttataatatttctataacctcaaaactaatatatagactttatttgactagatttactttttaatttttagaattaagttagaatccataagttattaaagttagaattgttattgagaattcaaagttagaattggttgggattgtgcttttcaaagttagaattgttaagttatagtatttctataacctcaatactaaaatgattttatttctctagatttacttttcaatttttagaattggttggaattgtgctttttaaagttagaattattaagttatgttagaattattaagttatattatTTCTATAACCTTAAAACTAatatgtagactttatttgactagaatttactttttaatttttagaattaaagttagaatccataagctattaaagttagaattgttattgagaattcaaagttaggattggttgggattgtgcttttcaaagttagaattgttaagaaAGTATTTCAataacctcaatactaaaatgtagattatatttctctagatttacttttcaatttttagaattggttggaattgtgcttttcaaagttagaattatttgatgtgtttagatcgtatttgatgagtttagatagtgtttgatgtgttttattattacttagggtgattttattttattgagaattcaaagttagaattggttgggattgtgcttttaaaagttatattaaattagaatccataagttattaaagttagaattgttattgagaatttaaagttagaattggttgggattgtgcttttaaaagttatattaaattagaatccataagttattaaaattagaattgttattgagaattcaaagttaaaattggttgggattgtgttttcttaagttatattttaagttagaattcTTACGTTTTATGCTttatggacttatgttaaaactatgTAGAACcagttaatggtacttttggttggacatttaaatatttttgaactttgaaggtctatttagatcgtatttgatgtttttagatagtgtttgatgtgttttattattacttagggtgattttatgtgttgtagctcttttagaattgatttggagcattttaatgctagttttGAGCGACTTTTGGCAATTTTGCTTTCGTGCGTACGTGGTTGCGAAAATGCGGATTTGCATGTCGgaatttttttccagaaaaccgactcagtccgtcgattttctggaaattaattcTTAATTTTTATACAAAACCGACGCACTGTGtcggttttttaattaaaataaaaaaatttaaataaaaaaccgacgcaTTGCGtcgttttttcataaaatatatattatttttgtataagataaaaaatcagaaattaaaaaaaccgactctgtccgtcggtttttttaatttttaaaatttttttgaaataaaacccGACGGACTACGTAACCGACTCTGTCCGTCGGAAAAAACCGACGTGGTCTGTCGGTTTTCGAAAAGCGAGGCTATGTAAACCGACAGACCGTAAAGGGTCGGTTTCCGGTCGGtttcattaaaaaaaccgacgtggGCCGTCGGTTTTTGGCATCGATTTTTTccgtttttttagtagtgttaaGTGTGGGGTGGATTACTTTCGATACTTTTAGGTCAAGGATGATTATGGcgtaggattttttttttttttaatttcttagcctcacataaaaataaattaaaaaaataaaaactaagaaaAGTTCAAAAGATTTTACTTTGTTcgtttcttttaatttatttctcttttataGCTTCTTTTTCTCATTAGCGGCATAGATCATCCACCTCTTGAGTTTTCTTATGACTTCGATTTTTTCCCAAGAGGGGGCCTTTGAACAGGGTAACAATGCGAAAGACCAGAAAATTATTCAGAGAACTGAATTCCGGGCGATGTCTGCGTGACGCCCACTGAACGCATACACCAATTCGTTTTGCTTCCAAGTACGGCTTTTGCTGCCTTTCAATTTCAATTGCATGCCACGTAGATAAAACTTGTATGCACCCCTTCAATTCCTTTCTTTCGTTtaacaatttaaatgaatcCAAATCATTAGAGCATCATGACACAATCTACTTTGTCttctcttccttttccttttttttttccttcctgttttattcaattttgcttcaaatttatTCATCTTCATCCCgctttattcctacataataaaaatataatattaagcacatatcattataattaatactcaaaggACGATTAAAAATACTAGAATTTAAGGCAATAATgagtaaatattcatttttgaTCGAAAATCATCtatcataaaaagaaaattcgCGCCTGCCttaacacataaaacaaaaatcatCTAAATTGAGAAATATAAGCTAGCTAGGTTCCTCTAATGAAGAGTTTTATTCCACACACAAGATcttaaaattttacaaattagATAGATATTCATTTAGCAACAGTTGCAGCTAGTACTTTAGCTTTGAAAAAACCAAGCATTGTGTCCCTATCAGGAAGATTTTCTTTAACTTCACTACAATTGAGGTATTCATCTCTCCAAGCACACAAATGTGGAAACTTTTCACTTGTGACCAACACAACCCCAGTAGCCTCTTCAACAATTTCAAGCCAAAATGGGATGTAATTAGCAGCAACATCAACAAATCCAATATTATCTCCCCCAATAAACTTCTTGTCCTTGAGTTCATTGTCGACAATTTTAAGCACCTCATATGCTTCTTGTTTGCTCTTCTCTTCTTCCTCTCCAAATTTGCTCCATAGTGCTTTCCCCACGGCTTCCAAGCACTGAAACCACAAAGAAAAGCTAAAAAATTTAGGACCAAGGTCATGGAAGGGTTAGTTTCCGGTATACttaatgaactttatacattGTAACTACAAAGTCATAAAATATCAAGTAGCTGAACTTTAGCTACTCCaacaataatttcataaatatcATTTTGTTGtctcaaaaaaattgaactaTGTCCGAATGGACTAACAGTCAAACTTTTGCTAAAattgtataaatattttgactacccatattttataaaacaaaaGACATTAATCAACAATCATTTGAATAAAAccccaggaaaaaaaaatccactaCCCTCCGTCAGGAGTTTGACTTTCCAATCATTTGTCCTTCCTCCGCAaattaagtgtcttagtttgactgagcataaagtttaaggaataaaaacagacttttgaattttgtcatcctaaattaaagatgtttGGATTGTATTATAATATTCTTTGAATTTTTGGGTTTTAAACTTGTCATTTAGGATGTTTGAATTATTAACTTAATTACAAATAatagaaagagacactcttttgggacagaccaaaaagaaaaagaaggcacttaaattaggacagagggagtaatttttaaattttcaaaatgctttaatttttaaatagttTTTGTGACTTTACTTGTTTAGTGACTAAAATTCAGTGATCATAGGTAAAATTAATTAGACAACGAAAATAAACATAGAACTATCGTAAATTCGTAATCAACTCACCTTTCCATCAAGGAACTTAGCCCAAAAACGTGCAATTGCTCGTTCATAAGGGTCTTGAGGCAAAATGGAAGGGCCTTCAAATGTCTCATCAATGTATTCAAGAATGACCATAGACTCGCAAATGGCCTTGCAATTGTGAATTAGCACTGGGATTTTCTTGTGAACTGGATTGGATTCAAGAAGCAGAGGACTTTTACTCTGTAAATCTTCTTCTGTAAATTCATACTTCACTCCTTTAATCTTCAGAGCCCATTCAACTCTGCGACTATAAGAGCTACCACCAACACCAAGCAACTTCACTTCTGCCATTTCTATAAGTTGTGTTGaagatttattttttcttttcaaatgatGGTTTTTGTCTTCTGATATCATCCTACTCTTATAGTCATGAGAAGTTCAAAAGATATTTAATTTCTTATCGGCCAagcatagtttttttttttttttcattacctTAGGTAGTTGGCTAGGTTGATTTTGCATCTGCAACTTATAACGTGTACTATTCCCTCCTGCCCAAAAAGATTGTGCTCTTTTGatttggcacaaagtttaagaaataaaggaagacttttgaaatgtatggtccaaaataagtcttagatatttgtgtggctgtaaatcatctcataaagttaaattatt
Coding sequences within it:
- the LOC132058473 gene encoding probable glutathione S-transferase, whose protein sequence is MISEDKNHHLKRKNKSSTQLIEMAEVKLLGVGGSSYSRRVEWALKIKGVKYEFTEEDLQSKSPLLLESNPVHKKIPVLIHNCKAICESMVILEYIDETFEGPSILPQDPYERAIARFWAKFLDGKCLEAVGKALWSKFGEEEEKSKQEAYEVLKIVDNELKDKKFIGGDNIGFVDVAANYIPFWLEIVEEATGVVLVTSEKFPHLCAWRDEYLNCSEVKENLPDRDTMLGFFKAKVLAATVAK